In the Pseudoalteromonas undina genome, one interval contains:
- the tatA gene encoding twin-arginine translocase TatA/TatE family subunit, translated as MLGNVGWAQLLIVLVIIILLFGTKKLRGIGGDLGGAVKGFKKAMSDDQNAEKQASEDKTEQIQKSSESTPIDSSTTSKTKDNDKV; from the coding sequence ATGCTTGGAAATGTTGGTTGGGCTCAATTACTAATTGTTTTAGTTATTATTATATTACTTTTTGGCACTAAAAAGTTGCGTGGTATTGGTGGTGATTTAGGTGGCGCAGTTAAAGGCTTTAAAAAAGCTATGTCTGATGACCAAAATGCTGAAAAACAAGCTAGCGAAGATAAAACTGAACAGATCCAAAAATCATCAGAATCAACACCAATCGATTCAAGTACAACTAGCAAAACTAAAGATAACGACAAGGTTTAA
- the tatB gene encoding Sec-independent protein translocase protein TatB, with protein MGMWELVVVFIVGLVVLGPERLPVAIRTVSRWVKTAKAMANSVKAEVSEELRVNELHENLKKAEQQGLKDLSPDLQNSVSELQQAAQSVTHSYKKNQSQATNNQATDDSK; from the coding sequence ATGGGAATGTGGGAGCTTGTTGTGGTATTTATTGTCGGCTTGGTAGTACTAGGGCCTGAACGCTTACCTGTTGCTATTAGAACCGTAAGCCGCTGGGTTAAAACAGCCAAAGCAATGGCTAACTCAGTAAAAGCTGAAGTGAGTGAAGAGCTTCGTGTAAACGAGCTACATGAAAACCTAAAAAAAGCAGAGCAACAAGGTCTTAAAGATTTAAGCCCTGACCTACAAAACTCTGTTTCTGAGCTGCAACAAGCAGCGCAATCAGTTACTCACAGCTATAAAAAAAATCAAAGCCAAGCCACTAATAACCAAGCAACAGATGACTCTAAGTAA
- the tatC gene encoding twin-arginine translocase subunit TatC, translating to MTEEVKSGFVAHLIELRDRLIKSLLSILVIFIGLVYFANDIYTFVAAPLVAHLPSTATMIATDVTAPFFAPFKLTLFVALFAAIPWILHQIWGFIAPGLYQHEKKMLMPILASSIFLFYGGIAFCYFVVLPIILGFFTSAGPQMMTLAPDISSYLGFVLKLFFAFGIAFEIPVAIMLLCWSGATTTQSLKEKRPYIVVGVFVVAMFLTPPDVLSQTLLALPMLLLFELGLILAKFYTAKPQQESEE from the coding sequence ATGACTGAAGAAGTAAAATCAGGATTTGTCGCTCATTTAATCGAGTTGCGTGACCGGTTGATAAAATCGCTATTGAGTATTTTAGTGATATTTATTGGTTTGGTTTACTTTGCAAACGATATTTATACGTTTGTAGCTGCTCCTCTAGTCGCTCATTTACCTAGTACTGCCACTATGATAGCAACGGATGTCACTGCGCCATTTTTTGCTCCCTTTAAACTAACGTTGTTTGTTGCTTTATTTGCGGCCATCCCTTGGATTTTACATCAAATTTGGGGATTTATAGCCCCAGGTTTATATCAGCACGAAAAGAAAATGCTGATGCCAATATTAGCTTCCAGTATTTTCTTATTTTATGGTGGCATTGCTTTTTGCTACTTTGTAGTACTGCCAATTATTTTAGGGTTTTTCACCAGTGCAGGTCCTCAAATGATGACCCTAGCCCCAGATATCAGTAGCTATTTAGGCTTTGTTCTTAAGCTATTTTTTGCTTTTGGCATTGCATTTGAAATTCCAGTGGCGATTATGTTGCTCTGTTGGAGCGGTGCAACAACCACACAAAGCCTAAAAGAAAAGCGCCCTTATATAGTGGTCGGCGTATTTGTAGTGGCGATGTTTTTAACGCCACCAGACGTTTTATCACAAACTCTATTAGCACTCCCTATGCTGCTGTTATTTGAGCTTGGCTTAATTTTAGCGAAATTTTATACCGCAAAACCACAACAAGAATCTGAGGAATAA
- a CDS encoding TatD family hydrolase translates to MQYTLIDAGVNLTNHQFDGQHQEVLARAIEVGVKHMLIIGCDISSSEESLALAARYDQYASAGIHPHDAKTATSELEQQLTQLAQHEQIIAIGECGLDYNRDFSPRDVQRDVFRRQLALAEKLNLPVYLHERDASDDMLAILNEFTVRGVLHCFTGDAQALAGYLNLGLYIGITGWVCDERRGKELQQLIPSIPIERLLIETDAPFLIPRTVKPRPKSRRNEPALLHYVCDTLAQLYGIPACDVAKHTSENFNHLFGIEKK, encoded by the coding sequence ATGCAATACACCTTAATTGATGCTGGCGTAAATTTAACTAATCATCAATTTGATGGTCAGCATCAAGAAGTGCTCGCTCGGGCAATAGAGGTCGGTGTTAAGCATATGCTAATTATTGGCTGCGATATCAGCTCCAGCGAAGAATCATTAGCACTTGCTGCACGCTATGACCAATATGCTAGCGCGGGTATTCACCCTCATGATGCAAAAACAGCAACCTCTGAACTTGAGCAACAACTCACTCAGCTAGCTCAACATGAGCAGATTATTGCCATAGGTGAGTGCGGGCTAGATTATAATCGCGACTTTTCTCCAAGAGATGTGCAGCGTGATGTGTTTCGTCGTCAGCTCGCATTAGCTGAAAAGCTAAACCTGCCTGTTTATTTGCATGAACGCGACGCCAGTGACGACATGCTTGCTATTTTAAATGAGTTTACTGTACGCGGTGTACTGCACTGTTTTACTGGTGATGCACAAGCACTCGCAGGTTACTTAAATTTGGGCCTTTATATTGGTATCACCGGCTGGGTATGTGACGAACGACGTGGCAAAGAATTACAACAACTGATCCCTAGCATTCCCATTGAGCGTTTATTAATTGAAACCGATGCACCCTTTTTAATCCCTCGCACTGTTAAACCTAGGCCAAAATCAAGACGTAATGAGCCAGCATTGCTGCATTATGTTTGTGACACGCTTGCTCAGCTTTATGGTATTCCTGCATGTGATGTTGCAAAGCATACAAGTGAAAACTTTAATCATTTGTTTGGAATAGAGAAAAAATAA
- a CDS encoding sensor domain-containing diguanylate cyclase, with product MRTFCALLVFTMVFYASCFPASAIEINSEFNSKTIEGIHYSFVPTSLEDARQSNLQEWLLLNNKPLNLGLESRPVWIQFQLNNYLNEPIEPILSFDNPLLNNIYLYHFIGEEQLKSEHIGDALPLSDRAIRSESLLVKLTLPANSETTVYLEVNNNAGIGLRVPLTLWQQDALLAHKSMVNLLYGLLIGFIFSLAISCIVLFAFSRKHYFAYAGVITLMLSLFLAYLGGFGFRYAPSSIAGLQQLMMPLLLMLITILLLPLQRHVCKPNASKLLKGQTAITTLYALIIGFIWLLPTPSVTLFAISTIPIILIYHVITTLLYLRQQPTSPNKSLLIALILFFIIVIHFAIALTGLYTVTRASLMITFAASLGCSFCLSYTVIKLFILQRDEQVTAQQALIAQNAAQDALLNERIELQERTRQELESQVDERTFELQVTLRELEDKNRELEQLNMEDALTGIKNRRFFDKKLIMEIRRSRREQTPLSIIMLDIDKFKSINDNYGHLTGDQVIRAVSDTIKQQLKRPLDEVARYGGEEFVILLPNTNNQGALVIAEQTRLAIANNSVNVAGTIIDFTISAGVYTQIADDIHNPELFTDYADKALYLAKQHGRNQVVNFSIPQ from the coding sequence ATGCGAACCTTTTGCGCTTTGCTGGTATTCACTATGGTGTTTTATGCATCCTGTTTTCCTGCAAGTGCAATCGAGATAAATAGCGAATTTAATTCAAAAACAATAGAAGGTATTCATTATTCGTTTGTTCCTACCTCATTAGAAGATGCACGACAAAGCAATTTACAAGAATGGCTGCTACTTAATAATAAGCCACTTAATTTAGGCCTTGAGTCTCGGCCTGTGTGGATTCAATTTCAACTAAATAATTACCTTAATGAGCCAATAGAGCCAATCCTATCGTTCGATAACCCACTTCTGAACAATATATACCTGTACCACTTTATAGGTGAGGAGCAACTAAAATCGGAACATATTGGTGATGCTCTGCCTTTATCTGATAGAGCGATTAGAAGTGAGTCTTTGCTGGTTAAATTAACTCTTCCCGCTAACAGCGAAACCACCGTTTACCTCGAAGTTAATAATAATGCGGGAATTGGGCTTCGCGTCCCTCTCACCTTATGGCAACAGGATGCATTATTAGCCCATAAAAGCATGGTTAACTTGCTTTATGGATTGCTGATTGGATTTATTTTTTCACTGGCTATCAGTTGCATAGTTTTATTTGCTTTTTCACGTAAACATTATTTTGCTTATGCAGGTGTGATTACATTGATGCTTAGCCTGTTTTTAGCTTACTTAGGCGGGTTTGGATTTCGTTATGCTCCCTCAAGCATAGCTGGCCTGCAACAGTTAATGATGCCTCTATTGCTTATGCTGATCACAATACTGCTTCTGCCCTTACAGCGGCATGTGTGCAAACCTAACGCCTCTAAGCTACTCAAGGGTCAAACTGCTATTACGACACTGTATGCGTTAATTATCGGTTTTATATGGTTATTACCTACTCCCAGTGTAACTTTATTTGCCATCTCAACTATACCTATAATTCTTATTTACCACGTGATAACTACATTACTTTATTTGCGCCAGCAACCGACAAGCCCTAATAAAAGCTTATTAATTGCCCTTATATTGTTTTTCATTATTGTGATTCATTTTGCCATTGCATTAACCGGCCTTTATACAGTGACTCGAGCTAGCTTAATGATAACCTTTGCAGCGTCCTTAGGTTGCTCATTTTGTTTAAGTTATACCGTCATAAAGTTATTTATATTACAACGCGATGAGCAAGTAACAGCGCAGCAAGCATTAATTGCACAAAACGCTGCACAAGATGCGCTATTAAATGAGCGGATTGAATTACAAGAGCGCACCCGCCAAGAGCTTGAAAGCCAAGTAGATGAACGCACCTTTGAGTTACAAGTAACACTGAGGGAATTAGAAGATAAAAACCGCGAACTTGAACAACTCAATATGGAAGATGCCTTAACAGGCATTAAAAATAGGCGCTTTTTCGATAAAAAACTAATTATGGAAATTCGTCGTTCGCGCCGCGAACAAACGCCACTGAGCATTATTATGTTAGATATTGACAAATTTAAGTCAATTAACGATAACTATGGCCACCTAACCGGCGATCAAGTTATAAGGGCTGTGTCTGATACCATTAAACAACAGCTTAAGCGCCCACTAGATGAAGTAGCACGTTATGGTGGTGAAGAATTTGTCATTTTGCTACCTAATACTAATAACCAAGGTGCACTGGTCATTGCAGAGCAGACACGCTTAGCAATAGCAAATAATAGTGTGAATGTAGCGGGGACTATTATCGACTTTACCATTAGTGCCGGTGTTTATACTCAAATTGCCGATGATATTCATAACCCTGAACTATTTACTGATTATGCCGATAAGGCACTCTATTTAGCAAAACAACATGGCCGCAATCAAGTGGTTAATTTTTCAATCCCACAGTAG
- the hemB gene encoding porphobilinogen synthase — MAQSGLDLFPYTRMRRMRRNDFSRRLMAENQLSVNDLIYPVFVLEGKNRRESIESMPGIERLSIDLLIEEAKELFDLGVPAVAIFPVTPADKKSLYAEEAYNDDGLVQRTVRALKEALPELGVITDGALDPFTTHGQDGIIDDEGYVINDVTTEILVKQALSHAAAGADVVAPSDMMDGRIGAIREALEADGFIHTRIMAYSAKYASSYYGPFRDAIGSAGNLKGADKKTYQMDPANSDEAIREVALDLQEGADMVMVKPGMPYLDIVRRVKDEFGVPTFAYQVSGEYAMHKAAIDNGWLSEEATIMESLLAFKRAGADGILTYFAKQAARYLNK, encoded by the coding sequence ATGGCCCAATCTGGACTAGACCTTTTCCCATATACTCGCATGCGTAGAATGCGCCGTAATGATTTCTCTCGTCGCCTTATGGCTGAAAATCAGCTGAGTGTTAATGATCTTATTTACCCTGTTTTTGTGCTTGAAGGCAAAAACCGTCGTGAAAGCATTGAATCGATGCCCGGTATTGAACGCTTATCAATTGATCTACTGATCGAAGAAGCTAAAGAATTATTTGATTTAGGTGTGCCTGCGGTGGCTATCTTCCCTGTTACGCCTGCAGATAAAAAATCATTATATGCCGAAGAAGCGTATAACGATGATGGCTTAGTACAACGCACTGTTCGTGCTTTAAAAGAAGCCCTCCCTGAACTTGGGGTGATCACTGACGGGGCGCTCGATCCATTTACTACTCACGGGCAAGACGGCATTATTGATGACGAAGGCTATGTAATAAACGATGTAACCACTGAAATATTAGTTAAACAAGCATTATCACATGCAGCTGCAGGTGCCGATGTTGTTGCTCCATCAGATATGATGGATGGCCGTATTGGCGCAATCCGCGAAGCGCTCGAAGCGGATGGCTTTATTCACACTCGTATTATGGCTTACTCAGCTAAATACGCATCTAGCTACTATGGCCCATTTAGAGATGCCATAGGATCTGCTGGTAACTTAAAAGGCGCTGATAAAAAAACCTACCAAATGGATCCTGCTAACTCAGATGAAGCAATTCGCGAAGTCGCGCTTGACCTTCAGGAAGGCGCCGACATGGTAATGGTTAAACCTGGTATGCCATACCTTGATATTGTACGCCGCGTTAAAGATGAGTTTGGTGTACCAACATTTGCTTATCAGGTAAGTGGTGAATACGCGATGCATAAAGCCGCTATTGATAATGGCTGGCTGAGCGAAGAAGCTACTATTATGGAATCTTTATTAGCATTTAAACGCGCTGGCGCAGACGGCATCCTGACTTACTTTGCTAAGCAAGCTGCTCGCTATTTAAATAAATAA
- a CDS encoding ExeM/NucH family extracellular endonuclease, whose protein sequence is MLKTKITPLALVLASLSAPATANLVISEYVEGSSYNKAVELFNNSTTPLSLDGYTLSLYSNGNTDANNTFDLTGELAANSTYVIVNGNASAELKEKADQLSAVTNFNGDDALVLTQGSVVIDSFGQRGVDPGSFWSEGGVKTQNKTLRRKETELNGRTDADGVFNPSELWLQFDQDDFSDLGIFAGNSSPSPEPDPEPEEPLLCGADKTLISSIQGEGASSPLVNTAVEFEGVVTADFQADDQLKGFFVNSLSYDEDTNPLTSEGVFVYFTNTDVNVGDHVRVRGTVEEYFDATQIGNVSQVAICDTGLSAYPIKITLPVTDQSELEAFEGMLVTLEQPLIVTNNYGLGRYGELELATERLYQGTQVSLPGAAANAVEAQNLNKKILLDDGSTRQNRDPIAYPVPGLSAENTLRTGDTVNSVTGALAYSFSTYRIHPTTTPQFIATNPRTDAPELNPDADLRVASFNVLNYFNGDGQGGGFPTSRGADSEAELIRQQAKLVSAISALQADVIGLMEIENDGFGEFSAVASLVNALNDADSQNQYAFVDFGVDKIGTDAITTALIYRADKVQQVGTAAITTDAPFDYSNRAPIAQSFKSLDTEEVFTVAVAHLKSKGGCRSATGGNADQGDGQACWNEIRTAGANAFADWLNSKPTGVDDEDIILVGDMNAYAMEDPIRAFADKGLKNVVAELDGNTLGYSYSFSGRAGSLDHALASPSLLSKVVSASDWHINADEPISLDYNVEFKSDAQQSSLYAQGPYRASDHDPVIVDIRSTIIAPPEPEPEVITGEIDNIRGWFWWKNYRIDIPEGYDELTISLDGGWGDANLFVRHKRSPTLFRSDCASISRGNAENCTFTNPKSGKWKVRVNGFLPFGNVKLTYKATKYAD, encoded by the coding sequence ATGTTGAAAACAAAAATAACGCCATTGGCGCTTGTATTAGCAAGCCTCAGTGCACCCGCTACCGCTAACCTCGTTATATCTGAGTACGTAGAAGGCAGTAGCTATAATAAAGCAGTAGAACTATTTAATAATTCGACTACCCCTCTGTCATTAGATGGCTACACGCTAAGCCTCTATTCAAATGGCAATACAGATGCAAATAATACATTCGATTTAACAGGTGAACTTGCTGCAAACAGCACTTACGTCATTGTTAATGGGAATGCATCAGCAGAACTAAAAGAAAAAGCTGACCAACTCAGCGCCGTGACTAACTTCAATGGCGATGATGCGCTGGTACTTACTCAAGGCTCTGTGGTTATTGATAGCTTCGGCCAACGCGGTGTAGACCCTGGTTCATTTTGGTCAGAAGGGGGCGTGAAAACACAAAATAAAACATTGCGCCGCAAAGAAACCGAACTAAACGGACGCACCGATGCCGATGGCGTTTTTAATCCAAGTGAGCTATGGCTGCAATTTGATCAAGATGACTTTAGTGATTTAGGTATCTTTGCAGGGAATTCTTCACCTAGCCCTGAACCAGACCCAGAACCTGAAGAGCCTTTATTATGTGGCGCTGATAAAACATTAATTAGCAGCATTCAAGGCGAAGGCGCAAGCAGCCCACTGGTTAACACTGCTGTTGAGTTTGAAGGTGTAGTAACAGCTGACTTCCAGGCTGATGATCAGCTCAAAGGCTTTTTTGTTAACTCACTGAGTTATGATGAAGATACAAACCCACTTACCTCTGAAGGGGTATTTGTTTACTTTACTAATACTGATGTTAATGTTGGTGACCACGTTCGCGTACGAGGTACTGTTGAAGAATATTTTGATGCCACCCAAATTGGCAATGTTAGTCAAGTTGCTATATGTGACACCGGTCTTTCAGCTTACCCGATTAAAATTACTTTACCCGTTACCGATCAAAGTGAATTAGAAGCGTTTGAGGGTATGTTAGTGACCTTAGAGCAGCCACTTATTGTTACTAACAATTATGGTTTAGGTCGATATGGTGAACTAGAGCTTGCTACTGAACGCTTATACCAAGGTACTCAAGTTTCACTTCCTGGCGCGGCTGCGAATGCGGTTGAAGCGCAAAATCTAAATAAAAAAATACTCTTAGATGATGGCTCAACTCGTCAAAACCGCGATCCTATCGCTTACCCTGTCCCAGGATTATCAGCAGAGAATACTCTACGCACAGGCGATACAGTAAATTCTGTAACAGGTGCGCTAGCTTACAGCTTTAGTACTTACCGTATTCACCCAACAACAACACCTCAGTTTATAGCAACCAATCCACGCACCGATGCGCCAGAGTTAAACCCTGACGCTGATTTACGTGTTGCCAGCTTTAACGTACTTAACTACTTTAATGGCGATGGCCAAGGCGGTGGTTTTCCAACTAGCCGTGGTGCTGATTCAGAAGCCGAGTTAATTCGCCAACAAGCCAAGCTAGTCAGCGCTATTAGTGCTTTGCAAGCGGATGTGATTGGCTTAATGGAAATTGAAAATGACGGCTTTGGTGAATTCAGTGCTGTTGCAAGCTTAGTAAATGCACTTAATGACGCTGATAGTCAAAATCAGTATGCATTCGTGGATTTTGGTGTTGATAAAATCGGCACAGACGCTATCACGACTGCGCTTATTTATCGTGCTGATAAAGTGCAGCAAGTGGGTACTGCAGCAATCACTACCGATGCGCCTTTCGATTACAGCAACCGTGCACCAATTGCACAAAGTTTTAAATCTTTAGATACAGAGGAAGTCTTTACTGTTGCCGTAGCACACCTAAAATCTAAAGGTGGTTGCAGAAGTGCCACTGGCGGCAATGCAGATCAAGGTGACGGTCAAGCATGTTGGAATGAAATCCGAACTGCTGGCGCAAATGCATTTGCTGATTGGCTAAATAGCAAACCAACAGGAGTTGATGATGAAGATATCATTCTTGTTGGCGACATGAACGCGTATGCAATGGAAGATCCTATCCGTGCATTTGCTGATAAGGGCCTTAAAAATGTGGTTGCTGAGTTAGATGGCAACACCTTAGGTTATTCTTACAGCTTTTCTGGTCGTGCAGGAAGTTTAGATCACGCCCTAGCAAGCCCGAGCTTATTAAGTAAAGTAGTGAGCGCCAGTGATTGGCATATTAACGCCGATGAGCCTATTTCACTTGATTATAATGTTGAATTTAAATCTGACGCACAGCAATCAAGCTTGTATGCTCAAGGACCTTACAGAGCATCAGATCATGACCCTGTTATTGTCGATATTCGTTCAACGATTATCGCGCCACCTGAGCCAGAACCAGAGGTGATCACCGGTGAAATTGATAATATTCGCGGCTGGTTTTGGTGGAAAAACTACCGCATTGATATTCCTGAAGGTTATGACGAGCTAACTATTAGCCTAGACGGTGGATGGGGCGATGCAAACTTATTTGTTAGACACAAAAGAAGCCCGACTTTGTTTAGAAGT